In Pyrus communis chromosome 11, drPyrComm1.1, whole genome shotgun sequence, the sequence AATGTACACTAATCTAATCTGtagataaaattaatttataagtCTCTTTGATGTGACGACGTTAGGAAACGGCATCTtattacatgtaaaattttctttgaaataattttttatatgttgACATCGTGTGAACTAGTAGATGTGCATTATAAGTTTATATAGTATCAAATGAAGAGATTGCAAATGTACATTAAGTCAGTTAGCTagtttaaaataaaacattgttgaaaaaattgaagcatTCCATCATCTAAAGTCTTTATAGTTGACAAAACCAGGCTATGGATTTTCCAAGTACTgactaaaaaataataacaacacTATCAAGTGATCAGATGTCACAggtgtttcatttttttttgatAGATTTAAGGATACATTGTTAATCTACTCTTCTGGCATCCTTACTTTTGCACAACCATGTCAAACCCCACAGTTCCTCTTCATCCTCCTCACATAGCCCTATTGCCTAGCTAGTGCCGGAATGGGGCACTTGACACCCTTCCTCCGCATTGCCGCCATGCTCTCCTCTCAAAACTGCACCGTCCGCTTAATCATCGCTCATCCTTCTGTCTCGGCCGCTGAGTCAGCCCACATTTCCTTCTTCCTATCCCAACATCCAAAAGTCATCCACATTGAGTTCCAAGCCATTACCTCCCCCGATGCCACCACCGACGATCCTTTCTTCCTCCAATTCGAAGCCACTACCCGCTCCATCCACCTTCTCTACCCTTCGCTTGCCGCCTCATCCCCGCCCGTCCCAACTACATCATCTTTACCGGCTCATGTAGATTTTCCTGCCTCATGGCCTACCTCCCAACCCTTCTATCGAACCCTTCCTGTTTTGCAACCGAGATGAAAGAAGTCAACGTCCCCAGAATCACTCCATTGCCTATGGGAAGCATTCCTCCTTCATATAAAAACCCTTATCATCTTTTCACATCAGTACTAGACACAAATTCCCGAGCTTTGTCCAAATCCAGAAGGATCCTAATGAACACTTTCGAAGATTTCGAACTGGAAACTCTAGCACCTATAAACAGTGGGAGAGTTTTAGAAAATCTCCCACCGATTCTGCCGATCGGACCGTTAGATACCTTCGAGGCCAAGAAAGAGCAGGACGAAGATATTAGCAATTCAAAGATCGTAACCATCAAACCCTAGATTGTGCATGGACATTAAATTGCCATGCAAGAACCCTAATGACATATATATCGACTCAGTAACCCTAACCTGCATTGGATGCCATGATGTTCACGTTGAGTGACTGATCTTCTCTTCTCTTGTGTACGGAAAGGTTACTCAACTCTCAACGGGACGAGTCTACGATAGCGGTAACCAAAATAACACCGAGAGGAGGGACCATATCACATTATCCATATATATACTTGTGGTAGTTCCTTCCTCCCATCAAGGAAGGAGTTACCATCAGTTACAACTTCATTGTAACTGCCTGATTCAAATCAGTTTGAATCTCATTTGTTTCCCTCCAACACTTTAACTCCGGAAACTGTATTATTGCATCAGTTAGGCTATATTCACATATAACTCACTTAGCTTATAATACTACACTTGTTATATGTTTGATGAAACTCACATTAAgtttcttacattctcccacataAGTGAGATCAAACATTAACCCATTATTGTAATGTCATAAGAAAGTATGATCATTGAGTTATAATCTGTAAAGCCTTTGCTTAATACGTACCAGTTTTAATGCACCAGATGAATCTTGGGAACTTGATATCAGAATTTGTATCAGTTCACCAAGACTACTACCATACTGCAATAAATCGTAAGTATAAATATCAAGGAAACATTACTTTACAGAGAGAAACATAATGTACACTTTGTTTTCTCCCACATTTCTTTGGTTCTGAGATACATCATTTAAGACATCTCCTTTAATATGTTAACTTTGCAAAAATTAACATTCAAATAGTGAACttctttatatatgtatattgcACTTTCTTAATGAACAAAATAATTAGTTCAATACATTCATACTATTACTTGAAACAACAAGGATTACAAGCATGCTATCCTTACTCCCACATTCGAAACTCATCTATTGAATTTTGCAGGCCCATGCTTGTTACATGCTTGTTAAAACTTGTAACATGTATGGCTTTAGTTAATGGATCAACCACCATATCCAGGGTACTGATATGCTTAATCTCAATAATGCCTTCCCTTACTTGATCTTGAACTTTTAAATACTTTATGTCCATTAGTCTCGATGCTTTAGACCTTTTATTGTTCTTGGCAAAGAACACTGCTGAAGTATTATCACAAAAGATTTTCACTGGTCTCTGAATGCTCCTCACTACCTTCATATGATGAATTAAATTCCTCAGCCAATTTGCTTGTCTCATTGCCTCAAAATATCCAATATACTCAAATTCCATTGTTGACACAAACCTTGTTTGTTGCTTTTTGCTTCTCCACGAAACTGCACCCCCAACCAACATGAATATGTAACCACTAGTTGACATTCTATTGTCAACACATCCTCCAAGATCGGCATCAGTGTAACATGTCAATTCAAGATTGTCAACATAGTAGTAAGTCAACACATAGTTTTGTGTCATTTTCAAATATCTGAGTACTTTCTTTGCACCATTCCAACGTGACAACCCTGGATTCGATTGAAATCTTCCTAAAACACTAAGTGCAAAAGCTAAATTTGGTCTACTACACACCTGAGCATACATCACGTTGTCTACCAATGAAGCATAAGGCTTATCCTTCATCTGTTGAACCTCGAACTCAGTTATAGGACACTGCTTGGGTGAAAGCTTGTCTCCTTTCCCAATTGGTACTTCTTCACCACTACAATTTTCCATATTAAACCTTTTCAAGACCCTACTTATGTAGTTTTTTTGAGCTAgcctaatgatctttgttgcCATTTTTTGACTATTTCAATCCCTAACACATAATGAGCTTCTCCCAAATCCTTCATATCAAAATGACTTTTGAGcatagttttagtttctgtcaGTAATTGAGAACTAGTGCTTGCTAACAAGgtatcatccacataaagaaCCATGGAAATGAAATTTGACCTTACCATTCTCATGTATATGCAGTTGTCTATCTTGTTTTTAGTGAAACTAAAACCTATCACAATAGTATCAAACTTCTTATACCATTGTCTTGAagcttgtttaagaccataaATGGACTTGTTAAGTTTGCACACCAATTCTCCTTCCCACTTTCAACGAATCCAAGTGGTTGTTGCATGTAAATGTGTTCATCCAATCCTCCATTCAAGAAGGCtgttttcacatccatttgatgacAAAGCGTAAAGTTGAACTCAAATATGGAATTTCAGATTCTATAACCTCTTCTAGGGTCTCATTAGCATATAGCGTATGGAagatcataggtatactcaaaggtaacaccTTTAGGGTATAGTTCGACTAGTAGATCAAAATACCGTCAGAACAACACTTGAACTTTAGGTCAAGGCATAGATGAATTTTCATAAGATTCTTTATCTCAAACCTCGTGGCTAGTGTTTTCGCTatgacttaaaaaaaattagtaataaaaaatttactagtgtgaaaaaaaaaatgtatagaaCGCTCATAATGGCAtggttagggttttcaaaaaccctaaattgcttctattttatttcgattctttgactcacaaattccacatagcaaatttatatataaatgtatgaccatatatatatatattgacaaatatataaaatatagaatatataaataggaaggtaaatataaatgtaagaGGTTATTGCATTATGAGGAATGTTTTCATACTTCATGGTCATTAAAAATATCTAACTGAATTTTAGAAGAACCTGATTGGTAGAAAACAattaagcctttgaatttgttaaAGATCAATCTCAGGTAGCCAGAATTTCATCTCATATGCGTTGTATTCTGttcaatacaaaaaaaaaaaaataaataaataaattgaatcagtAGCCCAATCCTTAGAGCAAGTCCAACGGGGCCTTTAGCTCGATGGACCATGTACAAAATAGGAGCAAATCACCCTAGCGATCAACTTCAGCCCATGCAGGCTTCAGCATAGGAGGGGACCCGAACGACAGGCCCGACACGAATCGATGACCTGAGAGCCCGAGGTGGAGGTgatgcacccctcttgacagcttgcaaagtgttttttcttTGCACTTCGTGGACGTggcaatgttttgaaaaacgatgaccaccttgggtaaatgccgtctgttaggtagtatggcccgtggTACTTATGTCCGTTGACCCAGTATGTGACTCTTCGTgcttttccttgcaggacatcgttgaacactggggattgggcaaggacattgaGGTCATTTCAAGCTCCTGGTACACcgaaaaaagcatgccaaatccatctATCAAATGATGCCACcacctccaaaatgatactttttgcttatttttttgTCCCCATAAGCTCCTTACCATGCACTTGGATAGTTTTTCCAAGTCCGGTGCATACAGTCTAtacttccaatcatcccaggaaaataTCACATTTCGCCtttcttcagaagcctttgcaagtccatctGAGCAGGTCTCCAGAAGTACTCTGTGGTGTAGATAAATTCGATTACGGAGCAAAACCTCATCAAGGACttaagaatggttgatttctcCATCTtcgctatctcatccacttggtctgcaaaCGCTCCATAtccaagcatccgcaaggcaacaataattttttgctcaggaatgAGACTCATaacaccaaaagcatcattcttttgcacaaagtaagaatcatggttgcaaacagcaatcatgattttgttgaacaaatgtcgttccattctaaaacgacgtctaaaatacgtatc encodes:
- the LOC137709249 gene encoding uncharacterized protein translates to MFNLQVAQNEMEEEEDKKRRRRDDEARMARASHSRRVIQVVAHRPSRSANTDRSRQRRGKDLLDDYFVRNNAFPDTYFRRRFRMERHLFNKIMIAVCNHDSYFVQKNDAFGVMSLIPEQKIIVALRMLGYGAFADQVDEIAKMEKSTILKSLMRFCSVIEFIYTTEYFWRPAQMDLQRLLKKGEM